One genomic segment of Synechococcales cyanobacterium T60_A2020_003 includes these proteins:
- the cysH gene encoding phosphoadenosine phosphosulfate reductase: protein MVGTALQHPQLDIDSINQHLDSLDSAQVIKWASETFGNGLVMSTSFGIQSAVMLHLVTSVVPSIPVIWVDTGYLPAKTYRFAEELSQRLNLNLHVYQSPISPARMEALYGKLWDKQDVESLNLYDQIRKVEPMQRALEDLGATAWLAGLRRDQTSHRKNLTILTRQDPYYKVLPILGWNSKNIYDYLQAHDLPYHPMFDEGYVTVGDWHSSRPIMATDEHERDTRFHGLKQECGIHLPQTIGEEESLNSSSL from the coding sequence ATGGTAGGTACCGCGTTACAACATCCTCAGTTGGACATCGACTCCATTAATCAACATCTCGATTCGTTGGATTCTGCCCAGGTGATCAAGTGGGCGTCTGAAACCTTCGGAAATGGGCTGGTCATGAGTACCAGTTTTGGTATTCAGTCTGCTGTGATGTTGCATTTAGTGACCTCTGTTGTACCGTCTATTCCGGTCATTTGGGTCGATACGGGCTATCTTCCTGCCAAAACCTATCGTTTTGCAGAAGAGCTTTCGCAACGTCTCAACCTCAATCTGCACGTCTATCAATCCCCCATCAGCCCCGCTCGCATGGAAGCCCTGTACGGCAAACTATGGGACAAACAGGATGTGGAGTCTCTCAACCTCTACGATCAAATTCGTAAGGTAGAACCGATGCAGCGCGCCTTGGAGGATTTGGGTGCAACCGCATGGCTGGCCGGACTCCGTCGAGATCAAACGAGCCATCGCAAAAATTTGACGATCCTGACTCGTCAAGATCCGTACTATAAGGTGCTACCGATTTTGGGTTGGAACTCAAAGAATATCTACGACTATCTTCAAGCCCACGATTTGCCATACCATCCTATGTTCGATGAAGGGTATGTCACCGTAGGAGATTGGCATTCGAGCCGTCCGATCATGGCAACGGATGAACATGAACGCGATACTCGCTTCCACGGACTCAAACAAGAATGCGGCATTCACCTCCCCCAAACCATTGGAGAAGAGGAAAGTCTCAATTCCAGTTCACTGTAA
- a CDS encoding HlyC/CorC family transporter, whose amino-acid sequence MVTNLTLSGVLARLMAVFLLIVINAFFVAAEFSIVSVRRSRINQLASAGDIQAKTVQSLQRSIDRLLSATQLGITLSSLALGWIGEGTMAVLIAALLIRFPLPVELVPTVAHSVALPLAFILIAYLQIVLGELCPKSVALLYPEQLSRVLGAPSMAIARIFNPFIWILNQSTHWLLRLVGIEYTGQGWSSRVTPEELQLIINTSTESPDLEAEERQMLSNVFEFREVSTGEAMIPRTSIVSLPKDATFQHLLNEVVESGHSRYPVIGESLDDVCGVIYFKELAEPLAQGLLTLDSPIEPWIRPARFVPEYLPLTELLQIMQRSGQQMVVVVDEFGGTAGLVTIQDLTTEILGDSHELEDDSDSEFQVLDEQTFLVQAQMDLEELNDLMDVNLPIIEDYQTVGGFMIYEMQKIPEQGEKFQYQNLEFTLVSVDGPRLQHIQIQRLDQVSTRTLESDLLLIEEADATSISPDLENGQKSVPPSMDDDADAQTQAQTDD is encoded by the coding sequence ATGGTAACGAATCTAACGCTATCGGGTGTACTCGCGCGCCTGATGGCCGTTTTTCTCTTAATTGTGATCAATGCGTTTTTCGTCGCGGCGGAATTCTCAATCGTTTCAGTGCGGCGATCGCGCATTAACCAGCTTGCCTCAGCAGGGGATATTCAAGCTAAAACGGTTCAGAGCCTGCAGCGCAGCATCGATCGACTATTATCAGCAACTCAACTGGGGATTACCCTCTCTAGCCTTGCCCTAGGGTGGATTGGCGAGGGGACGATGGCCGTTTTAATTGCGGCACTTCTGATCCGGTTCCCCTTGCCTGTAGAACTGGTACCGACCGTTGCCCACTCCGTTGCGCTCCCCTTAGCCTTTATCCTGATTGCCTATCTGCAAATTGTGTTGGGCGAGTTGTGCCCAAAATCCGTGGCTTTGCTTTATCCCGAACAGCTATCGCGGGTCTTGGGGGCACCCAGTATGGCGATCGCCCGCATTTTTAACCCCTTCATTTGGATTCTCAACCAGTCTACCCACTGGCTGCTGCGGCTTGTGGGAATTGAATATACGGGGCAAGGGTGGTCTAGCCGCGTCACGCCTGAAGAACTTCAGCTCATTATCAATACCTCCACTGAGTCTCCAGACTTGGAAGCCGAAGAAAGGCAAATGTTGAGTAACGTGTTTGAGTTTCGGGAGGTCAGCACCGGAGAAGCGATGATCCCCCGCACGAGCATCGTGAGCTTACCGAAGGATGCTACCTTTCAGCACTTGCTGAATGAAGTCGTGGAATCTGGACATTCTCGTTATCCAGTCATTGGCGAATCCTTGGACGATGTGTGCGGCGTCATTTACTTCAAAGAACTCGCAGAACCCCTTGCCCAAGGACTGCTAACGTTAGATAGCCCGATCGAACCGTGGATTCGTCCAGCTCGGTTTGTACCGGAGTACCTGCCCCTGACTGAACTGTTGCAAATCATGCAGCGATCGGGACAGCAGATGGTGGTCGTGGTGGATGAATTTGGCGGCACAGCCGGACTCGTGACCATCCAGGATTTAACAACCGAGATTTTGGGAGATTCCCATGAGCTAGAAGACGACTCTGACAGCGAATTTCAGGTTTTAGACGAGCAAACCTTCCTAGTTCAAGCGCAGATGGATTTGGAAGAATTGAACGATTTGATGGACGTGAATTTACCCATTATTGAGGACTATCAAACGGTGGGCGGATTCATGATTTATGAAATGCAGAAAATTCCTGAACAGGGAGAAAAATTTCAGTATCAGAACCTTGAATTTACCCTGGTCTCGGTCGATGGCCCTCGACTCCAACATATTCAGATTCAACGACTGGATCAGGTGTCTACCCGCACCCTTGAATCCGATTTATTGTTGATTGAAGAAGCTGACGCTACGTCCATTTCTCCTGATCTGGAAAATGGTCAGAAATCGGTGCCCCCCTCAATGGACGACGATGCCGACGCCCAAACTCAAGCCCAAACGGATGACTAA